Proteins encoded within one genomic window of Oscarella lobularis chromosome 6, ooOscLobu1.1, whole genome shotgun sequence:
- the LOC136187988 gene encoding uncharacterized protein has translation MSVLAKQKGMRLLMFQLLLSLMCFARAVSRPVLDTLNRVGICMSYQRTLDWLKEIAKKTTTEHQLEKGQWLLVYDNVNFQKKIRHERLGRKGESWNFTSRLAVKIDRLPPADLVAKGNKPQCSRSSLLPESILPSDEDEDAFFRRCIGEIKIVMVKYFEGLLHQVADSRSHQSSQKSTILPLSLMQTDESVIDNNIDILLNSAKILSWTGSEDHCVVGDQATCTTIRGAKRRRIDDCNCLQRLEWVNESPGDFHFLWECLRVIFLSHWGSVDDKGSLCQMKHLLNRSQVDKDAKRFQQCDEFLQDVLDATLVCALTRFMGLSSPIDEIEVTEGMHLAFMEDVAQRFVSSFVAVPRNVDDSETDHAFNRQRSFVHAAILYRDLRNAIRYEDGPTIVSLWRWWLVYFVATGRHRYSREAANLQANIKANYSEQMAYIVTHNRTVNVSGKTGKGKAIDMSIEHHNLILKNALRNSGSSVTEEHLTTISLTSQLLHDAAVKFDREVALSSTQSHSTCGKNDDIQAMFQFSFDEKLCEKIEGRQLKSRKKYEPAFSQGMQKCIGKQWVRKYLKSTANLRDMDLEREADETDAMNLDEFCE, from the coding sequence ATGTCTGTGCTGGCAAAGCAGAAGGGAATGCGGCTGCTTATGTTTCAGCTACTGCTCAGCTTGATGTGCTTTGCAAGGGCCGTATCGAGGCCTGTTCTGGACACTCTGAATCGTGTTGGGATCTGCATGAGTTATCAACGAACTTTAGATTGGCTGAAGGAAATCGCCAAGAAAACTACAACCGAGCACCAATTGGAAAAAGGCCAATGGTTACTAGTTTATGACAATGTGAATtttcagaagaaaattcgacaTGAACGTTTGGGAAGGAAAGGAGAATCATGGAACTTTACGAGTCGTCTGGCTGTAAAGATTGATCGTCTGCCTCCAGCTGATTTGGTAGCCAAGGGAAATAAGCCACAGTGCTCGCGATCTTCTCTATTACCGGAATCAATACTGCCatccgacgaggacgaggatgCGTTTTTCAGAAGATGCATTGGCGAAATAAAAATTGTTATGGTAAAGTATTTCGAAGGACTTTTGCATCAGGTTGCGGACAGTCGCAGTCACCAGTCGTCGCAGAAAAGCACAATTCTTCCACTATCACTAATGCAGACTGACGAGAGTGTTATCGACAATAATATTGACATTCTTCTGAACTCTGCCAAAATTCTGTCATGGACAGGGTCTGAGGATCACTGCGTTGTTGGTGATCAAGCCACATGCACTACAATTAGAGGTGCAAAAAGACGGCGCATTGACGATTGCAATTGCTTGCAACGGCTGGAGTGGGTTAATGAAAGCCCGGGAGACTTCCACTTCTTATGGGAGTGCCTTCGTGTCATATTTCTTTCGCATTGGGGCTCAGTTGATGACAAAGGTTCTTTGTGTCAAATGAAACATTTGCTAAACAGAAGTCAAGTCGACAAGGACGCTAAAAGGTTTCAACAGTGTGATGAATTTTTACAGGACGTGCTTGATGCAACACTAGTTTGCGCTCTGACAAGATTTATGGGACTGAGTTCTCCAATCGATGAAATTGAAGTGACAGAGGGGATGCACCTTGCTTTCATGGAAGACGTTGCACAGAGATTTGTCAGTTCGTTTGTTGCTGTGCCCAGAAACGTTGACGATTCAGAGACAGATCACGCATTCAATCGACAACGAAGTTTTGTTCACGCAGCGATCCTGTATCGTGATCTTAGAAACGCTATCCGCTACGAGGATGGACCCACAATAGTATCATTATGGCGTTGGTGGTTAGTGTACTTTGTGGCGACTGGTCGTCACCGATATAGCAGAGAAGCTGCCAACCTACAGGCTAACATAAAAGCCAACTACTCAGAACAAATGGCGTACATTGTGACGCATAACCGTACTGTGAACGTTTCTGGAAAGACGGGGAAGGGCAAAGCCATCGACATGTCCATAGAGCATCATAATCTCATTCTTAAAAATGCTCTGAGAAATTCCGGTTCAAGCGTAACAGAAGAGCATCTGACGACTATCAGTTTAACGTCTCAGTTGCTTCATGATGCAGCAGTGAAGTTCGACAGAGAAGTGGCTCTTTCAAGTACTCAAAGCCATTCAACTTGTGGTAAAAATGACGACATTCAAGCCATGTTCCAGTTCAGCTTCGACGAAAAGTTGTgcgaaaaaattgaggggcGCCAATTGAAGTCGAGAAAGAAATACGAGCCAGCTTTTAGTCAAGGAATGCAAAAGTGCATAGGAAAGCAATGGGTGCGGAAGTATTTGAAAAGTACGGCAAACTTACGCGATATGGATCTCGAAAGAGAGGCGGACGAGACGGATGCCATGAATCTAGACGAATTTTGTGAGTAG